The genomic segment GACGCCCCGCAGCCCACCCTCGCCGACCTCGACGGCCTGCTCGCCAACGTGCGGGAGGCCGGTCTCACGGTCGACAAGGCGGTCACCGGAGCGGTCCGCGAACTCCCGCAGGGCGTGGAACTGTCGGCGTACCGCATAGTGCAGGAAGCCCTCAGCAACACCCTGCGGCACGCACCGGGAGCGACGGCCCGCGTGGAGATCGGCTACGTCCTGGGCGGTCTCGGCCTGCGCATAGTCAACGGCCCGCGCCCGGAGGCGACCCTGGTGAAGACCACCCACGGAGCCGGTCACGGCCTCACCGGCATGCGCGAGCGCGTCACGATGCTGAACGGCGAGATGACGACGGGCGAGACGGAGGACGGAGGATACGAGGTGACGGTGTTCCTGCCGGTGTCCAGCGCGAGCGAGGCCGACGCATGACGATCCGCGTGCTGATCGCCGACGACCAGATGATGGTCCGCGAGGGCTTCTCCGTGCTGCTCGGCGCCATGCCGGACATCGAGGTGGTCGGCGAGGCGGTGAACGGCCGGGACGCGGTCGACCGGGTCCGGGAGCTGTCGCCGGACGTCGTCCTGATGGACATCCGGATGCCCGAGCTGAACGGCATCGAGGCCACCCGGGAGATCGTGGCGTCGGACGGCGGGGCGAAGGTGCTGGTCCTGACCACGTTCGACCTCGACGAGTACGTGTACCAGGCGCTGCGCGCGGGAGCCTCCGGCTTCCTCCTCAAGGACGCCTCCGCCCGCCAACTGGCCGACGGTGTCAGGGTGGTGGCCGCCGGCGAGGCACTTCTCGCCCCGTCCGTCACCAAGCGTCTGATCACGGAGTTCTCCAAGCTGGCCCAGTCTCCCCGCCCCTCGGCGGCCACCCAGCTGGCATACGGCGAACTCACCGACCGCGAGACCGAGGTCCTGGTCCTCATCGCCCAGGGCCTGTCCAACTCGGAGATGGCCGAGCGTCTGGTGGTCGCCGAGTCCACGATCAAGACCCATGTGAGCCGGGTCCTGGTGAAGCTGGGCCTGCGCGACCGTACCCAGGCGGCCGTGTTCGCCTACGAGGCCCGGCTGGTCACGCCCGGCTGACGGGAGCCGCGGCAGCCGCTTTGCCGAGGTCACGCGCCGGTCCCCCCTGTTCAGGCGGCCCGCTCGCGGGTTAGCGTCCGGTCATGGCACCTGCTTCCGACCTCGCTTTCGACCCGTGGGACCCCGACTTCGTGGCCGACCCGTACCCGGCGTACGCGGAGCTGCGGGCCCGGGGCCGAGTGCAGTACTACGAGCCCACGAACCAGTGGCTCGTCCCGCACCACGCGGACGTCTCGGCGTTGCTGCGGGACCGGCGGCTCGGGCGGACGTACCAGCACAGGTTCACGCACGAGGACTTCGCCCGCAGCGCACCGCCGGCGGAGCACGAGCCCTTCCACACGCTGAACGACCACGGGATGCTCGACCTGGAGCCCCCGGACCACACGCGCATCCGGCGGCTGGTGTCGAAGGCGTTCACCCCACGCACCGTGGAGCGGCTGAAGCCGTACGTGGAGGAGCTGGCCGGTGACCTGGTGGCCGGGCTGGTGGAAGCCGGCGGGGGTGACCTGCTGACGGATGTCGCCGAGCCGCTTCCGGTGGCGGTGATCGCCGAGATGCTCGGTGTCCCCGAGTCGGACCGGGCACCGCTGCGGCCCTGGTCGGCGGACATCTGCGGGATGTACGAGCTGAGCCCGTCGGAGGAGACGGCGAAGCGGGCGGTGCGGGCGTCGGTGGAGTTCTCGGAGTATCTGCGGGAGCTGATCGCGCACCGTCGGGCGGAGCCCGGCGAGGACCTGATCTCGGGCCTGATCGCCGCGTACGACGAGGGCGAACGTCTCACCGAGCAGGAGATGATCTCGACCTGTGTGCTACTGCTGAACGCGGGCCACGAGGCGACGGT from the Streptomyces sp. NBC_00310 genome contains:
- a CDS encoding response regulator transcription factor, whose protein sequence is MTIRVLIADDQMMVREGFSVLLGAMPDIEVVGEAVNGRDAVDRVRELSPDVVLMDIRMPELNGIEATREIVASDGGAKVLVLTTFDLDEYVYQALRAGASGFLLKDASARQLADGVRVVAAGEALLAPSVTKRLITEFSKLAQSPRPSAATQLAYGELTDRETEVLVLIAQGLSNSEMAERLVVAESTIKTHVSRVLVKLGLRDRTQAAVFAYEARLVTPG
- a CDS encoding cytochrome P450, whose protein sequence is MAPASDLAFDPWDPDFVADPYPAYAELRARGRVQYYEPTNQWLVPHHADVSALLRDRRLGRTYQHRFTHEDFARSAPPAEHEPFHTLNDHGMLDLEPPDHTRIRRLVSKAFTPRTVERLKPYVEELAGDLVAGLVEAGGGDLLTDVAEPLPVAVIAEMLGVPESDRAPLRPWSADICGMYELSPSEETAKRAVRASVEFSEYLRELIAHRRAEPGEDLISGLIAAYDEGERLTEQEMISTCVLLLNAGHEATVNATVNGWWALFRNPEQLASLRADHSLVPAAVEELMRYDTPLQLFERWVLDDIEIDGTTVPRGAEIAMLFGSANHDPAVFADPGKLDLTREENPHISFSAGIHYCIGAPLARIELAASMTALLDQAPTLALATEPTRKPNFVIRGLDGLSVQI